A region of Desulfolithobacter dissulfuricans DNA encodes the following proteins:
- a CDS encoding TraE/TraK family type IV conjugative transfer system protein: MKTNIFLQKTSNLFVENRVLKFTVLVLAAAVAVNSFMVSRAVKYQRVILIPPKMTGTIEFVEGLPSETYIKDITRKIINLGATYSPATARAQFDELLAYYAPEEYPKASSTWYALASRVEEALVSSVFYPQKIVLNDGELEVIGNYKQFANNQIIESGPRAYVLRYRIEDGRFYLLSFLEKGGTP, translated from the coding sequence GTGAAAACAAATATTTTTCTGCAAAAAACCAGCAACCTGTTTGTCGAGAACAGGGTTTTGAAGTTCACGGTGCTTGTTCTTGCGGCAGCCGTTGCCGTCAACTCGTTCATGGTTTCCCGAGCGGTCAAGTACCAGCGGGTAATCCTCATCCCACCCAAAATGACCGGCACAATCGAGTTTGTCGAAGGCTTGCCGTCCGAGACGTACATCAAGGACATCACCCGCAAGATTATCAACCTGGGGGCCACCTATTCACCGGCGACTGCCAGGGCACAGTTCGACGAGCTGCTGGCCTATTATGCGCCGGAGGAATACCCCAAGGCATCGTCAACCTGGTACGCCCTGGCAAGCAGGGTGGAGGAAGCGCTGGTCAGCTCCGTTTTCTATCCTCAGAAAATCGTCCTGAATGATGGCGAACTGGAGGTGATCGGCAACTACAAGCAGTTTGCCAACAACCAGATCATCGAGTCCGGTCCCAGAGCGTATGTTCTCCGGTACCGGATCGAGGACGGCAGGTTCTATCTCCTGTCGTTTCTGGAAAAAGGAGGAACGCCGTGA